The proteins below come from a single Micromonospora citrea genomic window:
- a CDS encoding ATP-binding protein, whose protein sequence is MSRSSTPGSPAGRSAAPNGNRARSFDYADEPERDEVVLDPALVTAPGHGGVGVFQAPRPAQRRTPPADPAPPTDSADIDSPFLDLFGGTRPGATRPATPQRIAGREQRAIPQQPAPSGPADAPPARRPAGPVDRAPAVEPPPSEAYEPPTGPYEPPTLAHEPPAVAYEPPARSARVPQQAGDRLPTLRPQAEETAAAPPPPAPPPSAPLAPAPAEQPSRRAGERLPERADREVAPPRQRSAGRRNQPAKPVRVKPPKIKFGDRDPSVELAITEIAGHLTFTPNTVTAWYWLPEVRWAFRPDAEREALLSAISEQYAGLAGFRLHLRRTTRPFPADEWARTIDAHTPAPLPDVPGTAGWADHLVAAQRHLLSVNHAEGQTYLGVTFARRSLGDSLTERLLRTFGRGVAEGERRKLGRTVEQFDEVLGAFGMRGRRVTAQELEWLLYRSVALCMAPPGRLSPITDGRWERGDLLALTEQVERYRTPYGSTVKLVNRMTGEERHVAVLAVGRMEPLEIPERHEPWLHFHERLPWPMEISTRVDILGSGDSFRNLEHRLRMIRSQQLDYAEHGIDAPPELERLAKRALVIGDEMTTGLPVDSARAHGWHRIAVGGRTREECLERARRLIQLYSRELRISLQHPKNQDWLAREFIPGEPIANTGYVRRMPVNLLAAALPQAASTVGDRRGDLIGRTAGTCRRPVFLDLHFPMEVRERSGLAVFVAEPGGGKSTLLGALGYLAARRGVQVTLLDPSGPLARLCAMPELRPYARVLNLTGSEHGTLAPYSLIPTPLRSEFGSGAAGDREFEIAVSNARAERRMLVQDICMMLVPPQVAREASTATLFRHAVRQVPAEETSTLDDVVACLSQLDDDAGKELANLLLDTAEMPLAMLFFGRPPEGLLGADAALTVITMAGLRLPDLKIEREYWSAEEALALPMLHTAHRLAVRRCYGGSMSSRKLVGLDEAHFMEGWRSGRSFLVRLARDSRKWNLAALVASQNPRDILGLDVQNLVSTVFVGRIAEDAEIASEALRLLRVPVNDGYEATLASLSAADATSAARLGFREFVMRDVDGRVQKVRVDVSYVDGLLEHLDTTPAAIAAAAGVLPALLPDLEA, encoded by the coding sequence ATGAGTCGCTCTTCCACGCCGGGCTCCCCGGCCGGGCGTTCGGCCGCCCCGAACGGTAACCGTGCGCGTTCGTTCGACTACGCGGACGAGCCGGAGCGGGACGAGGTCGTCCTCGACCCGGCCCTGGTGACCGCCCCCGGGCACGGTGGGGTCGGGGTCTTCCAGGCGCCCCGCCCGGCGCAACGGCGCACGCCACCGGCCGACCCCGCCCCGCCCACGGACAGCGCCGACATCGACTCGCCCTTCCTCGACCTGTTCGGTGGCACCCGACCCGGCGCGACCCGGCCGGCCACGCCGCAGCGGATCGCCGGGCGGGAGCAGCGGGCCATCCCGCAGCAGCCGGCCCCGTCGGGCCCCGCCGACGCGCCGCCCGCCCGCCGTCCCGCCGGCCCGGTCGACCGGGCGCCCGCCGTCGAGCCGCCGCCGTCGGAGGCGTACGAGCCGCCGACCGGACCGTACGAGCCGCCGACCCTCGCGCACGAGCCGCCCGCCGTCGCCTACGAGCCGCCGGCGCGATCGGCGCGGGTGCCGCAGCAGGCCGGCGACCGGCTGCCGACGCTCCGCCCACAGGCGGAGGAGACGGCCGCCGCGCCGCCCCCACCGGCGCCGCCCCCGTCCGCGCCGCTCGCCCCGGCGCCGGCGGAACAGCCGTCCCGGCGGGCCGGCGAGCGGCTGCCGGAGCGCGCCGACCGGGAGGTGGCGCCGCCGCGGCAGCGCTCCGCCGGCCGGCGCAACCAGCCGGCCAAGCCGGTCCGGGTCAAGCCACCGAAGATCAAGTTCGGCGACCGCGACCCGTCGGTCGAGCTGGCCATCACCGAGATCGCGGGCCACCTGACCTTCACCCCCAACACCGTCACCGCCTGGTACTGGCTCCCGGAGGTGCGCTGGGCGTTCCGGCCGGACGCGGAACGGGAGGCGTTGCTCTCGGCGATCTCGGAGCAGTACGCCGGCCTGGCCGGCTTCCGGCTGCACCTGCGGCGCACCACCCGGCCCTTCCCGGCCGACGAGTGGGCCCGCACCATCGACGCGCACACCCCCGCCCCGCTGCCCGACGTCCCGGGCACCGCCGGCTGGGCCGATCACCTGGTGGCCGCGCAGCGGCACCTGCTCTCGGTCAACCACGCCGAGGGGCAGACCTACCTCGGTGTCACGTTCGCCCGCCGGTCCCTCGGCGACTCGCTGACCGAGCGGCTGCTGCGCACCTTCGGCCGCGGCGTGGCCGAGGGCGAGCGCCGCAAGCTCGGGCGCACCGTCGAGCAGTTCGACGAGGTGCTCGGGGCGTTCGGCATGCGCGGGCGGCGGGTCACCGCGCAGGAGCTGGAGTGGCTGCTCTACCGCTCGGTGGCGCTCTGCATGGCGCCGCCCGGCCGGCTCTCCCCGATCACCGACGGGCGGTGGGAACGCGGCGACCTGCTCGCACTCACCGAGCAGGTCGAGCGCTACCGCACCCCGTACGGCTCGACGGTCAAGCTGGTCAACCGGATGACCGGCGAGGAGCGGCACGTCGCCGTGCTGGCGGTGGGCCGGATGGAACCGCTGGAGATCCCCGAACGGCACGAGCCCTGGCTGCACTTCCACGAGCGGCTGCCCTGGCCGATGGAGATCTCGACCCGGGTCGACATCCTCGGCTCCGGCGACTCCTTCCGGAACCTGGAGCACCGGCTGCGGATGATCCGCTCCCAGCAGCTCGACTACGCCGAGCACGGCATCGACGCACCGCCGGAGCTGGAGCGGCTGGCCAAGCGGGCCCTGGTGATCGGCGACGAGATGACCACCGGCCTGCCGGTGGACTCCGCCCGGGCGCACGGCTGGCACCGCATCGCCGTCGGCGGCCGGACCCGCGAGGAGTGCCTGGAGCGAGCCCGGCGGCTCATCCAGCTCTACTCCCGCGAGCTGCGCATCTCGCTGCAACACCCGAAGAACCAGGACTGGCTGGCCCGCGAGTTCATCCCGGGGGAGCCGATCGCCAACACCGGCTACGTCCGGCGGATGCCGGTCAACCTGCTCGCCGCCGCGCTCCCGCAGGCGGCCTCCACCGTCGGCGACCGGCGCGGCGACCTGATCGGGCGCACCGCGGGCACCTGCCGCCGCCCGGTCTTCCTCGACCTGCACTTCCCCATGGAAGTACGCGAACGCTCCGGGCTCGCCGTCTTCGTCGCCGAACCGGGCGGCGGCAAGTCCACCCTGCTCGGCGCCCTCGGCTACCTGGCAGCCCGGCGCGGTGTCCAGGTGACACTGCTCGACCCGTCCGGCCCGCTCGCCCGGCTCTGCGCCATGCCCGAGCTGCGGCCGTACGCGCGGGTGCTGAACCTGACCGGCTCCGAGCACGGCACCCTGGCCCCGTACTCGCTGATCCCGACGCCGCTGCGCAGCGAGTTCGGCAGCGGGGCGGCGGGCGACCGGGAGTTCGAGATCGCCGTCTCCAACGCCCGCGCCGAGCGGCGAATGCTCGTGCAGGACATCTGCATGATGCTGGTGCCGCCGCAGGTGGCCCGCGAGGCCTCCACCGCCACCCTGTTCCGGCACGCCGTACGCCAGGTGCCGGCGGAGGAGACCTCCACCCTGGACGACGTGGTCGCCTGCCTCAGCCAGCTCGACGACGACGCCGGCAAGGAACTGGCCAACCTCCTGCTGGACACCGCCGAGATGCCGCTGGCGATGCTCTTCTTCGGCCGGCCGCCCGAAGGGCTGCTCGGTGCGGACGCGGCCCTCACCGTGATCACCATGGCCGGGCTGCGGCTGCCCGACCTGAAGATCGAGCGGGAGTACTGGTCGGCCGAGGAGGCGCTCGCCCTGCCGATGCTGCACACCGCGCACCGGCTGGCCGTACGCCGCTGCTACGGCGGGTCGATGTCGTCCCGCAAACTCGTCGGCCTGGACGAGGCGCACTTCATGGAGGGCTGGCGCTCCGGGCGATCCTTCCTGGTCCGGCTCGCCCGCGACTCCCGCAAGTGGAACCTCGCCGCGCTGGTGGCCTCGCAGAACCCGCGCGACATCCTCGGTCTCGACGTGCAGAACCTGGTCTCCACGGTCTTCGTCGGCCGGATCGCCGAGGATGCCGAGATCGCCTCCGAGGCCCTGCGGCTGCTGCGGGTCCCGGTCAACGACGGCTACGAGGCCACCCTCGCCTCGCTGTCGGCGGCGGACGCGACGTCGGCCGCCCGGCTCGGCTTCCGCGAGTTCGTCATGCGGGACGTCGACGGTCGGGTGCAGAAGGTCAGGGTCGACGTCTCGTACGTCGACGGGCTTCTGGAGCACCTCGACACCACCCCCGCCGCGATCGCCGCGGCCGCCGGGGTGCTGCCGGCCCTCCTGCCGGACCTGGAGGCGTGA